A single region of the Acidithiobacillus acidisediminis genome encodes:
- the dhaL gene encoding dihydroxyacetone kinase subunit DhaL: MSYNNEVFRAWLGCIQRRLEEERAMLDRLDAEIGDGDHGSNLSRGFRKVAELPVGAEEPPASLFKAVAMALISTVGGASGPLYGTLFLETGKAMGSSKEFSGQELGRCLQSGVSGVQRLGKASAGDKTMLDALIPAVDALAASGDASAAARAGEQGREATIPLQARKGRASYLGVRSIGHVDPGAASAALILSCLAQQGS, encoded by the coding sequence ATGAGCTACAACAACGAGGTATTTCGTGCTTGGTTGGGCTGCATCCAACGGCGCCTGGAGGAAGAACGCGCCATGCTGGATCGTCTGGATGCCGAAATTGGCGACGGAGACCATGGAAGCAACCTGTCGCGCGGCTTTCGTAAAGTGGCGGAATTACCAGTTGGTGCAGAAGAGCCCCCCGCCAGCCTGTTCAAGGCGGTGGCCATGGCGCTGATCAGTACCGTAGGTGGCGCCTCCGGGCCGTTGTACGGAACATTATTCCTGGAGACTGGCAAGGCGATGGGGTCGAGCAAGGAATTCAGCGGCCAAGAGCTTGGCCGCTGTCTGCAAAGTGGCGTTTCTGGAGTACAGCGCTTGGGCAAGGCCAGTGCAGGGGATAAGACCATGCTCGATGCGCTGATCCCTGCCGTGGATGCCCTCGCGGCGTCGGGGGATGCGTCAGCGGCGGCGCGTGCTGGAGAGCAGGGGCGGGAGGCAACCATCCCTTTGCAGGCGCGCAAGGGGCGGGCCAGTTATTTGGGGGTACGGTCCATCGGGCATGTTGACCCGGGTGCTGCGTCGGCGGCGCTGATCCTTTCCTGTCTGGCCCAGCAGGGAAGCTGA
- the dhaK gene encoding dihydroxyacetone kinase subunit DhaK has protein sequence MKALINDPDTVVAESLAGMALAHADLLQVHEAPSYVLRKGAPIAGKVAVISGGGSGHEPMHAGFVGRGMLDAACPGAVFTSPTPDQIAAASLAAHAGAGVLHLVKNYTGDVLNFQMAAELLQAEGVAVEQVLMDDDVAVQDSLYTAGRRGVGATVLAEKICGAAAEAGMPLTDLAALARRVNAQARSMGLALGPCHNPSTGQEGFQLGEKEIEFGVGIHGEPGRERIAMASADALTRLLMEPILSDLPFHPGDPVLIFVDGLGATPLLELFIVYRAAEAVAREYGLQVQRRLVGPYMTSLDMAGVAITILRLEADLQQWWDAPVVTAALRWGA, from the coding sequence ATGAAGGCGCTCATCAATGATCCGGATACCGTCGTCGCCGAGTCCCTGGCCGGCATGGCCCTGGCCCACGCGGATTTGCTGCAGGTACACGAGGCACCGAGCTATGTCCTGCGCAAGGGCGCCCCGATTGCCGGTAAGGTCGCCGTGATTTCTGGCGGGGGCTCTGGCCACGAGCCCATGCACGCCGGTTTTGTGGGTCGAGGCATGCTCGATGCGGCCTGCCCGGGGGCGGTATTCACCAGCCCCACCCCCGACCAGATTGCGGCCGCTTCCCTAGCAGCCCATGCTGGCGCGGGGGTGCTGCACTTGGTCAAGAACTATACTGGCGACGTGCTCAATTTTCAGATGGCGGCCGAGCTGCTGCAAGCGGAGGGGGTGGCGGTAGAGCAAGTGCTCATGGACGACGATGTTGCCGTCCAGGACTCCCTCTATACCGCGGGGCGGCGCGGGGTCGGCGCAACCGTCTTGGCCGAAAAGATCTGTGGTGCTGCGGCCGAGGCGGGCATGCCGCTCACCGACTTGGCAGCGCTGGCGCGGCGGGTGAATGCTCAGGCACGCTCGATGGGGTTGGCCCTGGGTCCTTGTCATAATCCGAGCACCGGACAGGAAGGGTTCCAACTGGGCGAAAAAGAAATCGAATTTGGCGTCGGCATTCATGGCGAGCCAGGTCGGGAGCGCATCGCCATGGCCTCGGCCGATGCACTGACGCGCTTGCTCATGGAACCGATCCTCAGCGATCTCCCTTTTCACCCCGGTGATCCGGTACTGATCTTTGTCGATGGCTTGGGCGCGACACCGTTGTTGGAGCTATTTATCGTCTATCGGGCAGCGGAGGCGGTTGCCCGAGAGTACGGGCTGCAGGTACAGCGCCGTCTGGTCGGACCCTACATGACCAGTCTCGATATGGCTGGCGTCGCCATTACCATCCTGCGTCTGGAAGCTGATCTGCAACAATGGTGGGATGCCCCCGTTGTGACAGCGGCGCTGCGCTGGGGTGCCTGA
- a CDS encoding MIP/aquaporin family protein, with translation MATQMAAGVKSGWRAQSIWAEMIAEFLGCFVLLAFGAGCVAVAVVGLTESGRTLVIFQGAGGWLLITWGWAMAVAMAVYVAGGVSGAHINPAVTLAFALRGNFPWRKVLPYWVAQVVGCFAGAAIVYYDYFLAIDKWNLVHHVVSRAAPGGMTTFSIFATFPAAYYGNQMGLALLDQVIATFFLLLFVLAIIDNMNVGPGANLAPLMIGFAVAAIGMSFGVGTGYAINPARDFGPRFFCWLQGWGANAFPGPHGYWWVPIVGPLIGATIAVYVYEWLISRTLCVRAKLLQEKQPRVEQKGLGFKLEKLQKALDEVRKQIEEQEAKS, from the coding sequence ATGGCGACACAAATGGCTGCTGGAGTGAAATCGGGCTGGCGTGCCCAGTCCATTTGGGCGGAGATGATTGCCGAGTTTCTCGGTTGTTTCGTTCTCTTGGCCTTTGGTGCCGGTTGTGTGGCCGTGGCGGTGGTGGGTTTGACGGAGTCGGGGCGGACCCTGGTGATCTTTCAGGGCGCTGGGGGCTGGCTCCTGATTACCTGGGGCTGGGCGATGGCCGTAGCAATGGCGGTCTATGTGGCGGGAGGCGTCTCTGGCGCGCACATCAACCCCGCGGTAACCCTGGCCTTCGCCTTGCGCGGCAATTTTCCCTGGCGCAAGGTGCTGCCATACTGGGTGGCTCAGGTGGTGGGCTGCTTTGCGGGTGCGGCCATTGTTTATTACGACTATTTTCTGGCCATCGACAAATGGAATCTTGTGCATCACGTGGTCTCCCGCGCGGCCCCGGGTGGAATGACCACCTTCAGTATCTTTGCCACCTTCCCCGCCGCCTACTATGGTAACCAGATGGGACTGGCGCTCCTGGATCAGGTGATTGCCACCTTTTTCCTGCTGCTGTTCGTCCTGGCCATCATCGACAACATGAATGTAGGGCCGGGCGCCAACCTCGCGCCCCTGATGATTGGTTTTGCCGTAGCGGCCATCGGTATGTCCTTTGGCGTGGGCACCGGCTACGCCATCAATCCGGCGCGCGATTTTGGACCCCGCTTTTTCTGCTGGCTGCAAGGCTGGGGCGCCAATGCCTTTCCCGGCCCCCATGGTTATTGGTGGGTACCCATTGTCGGCCCGCTCATCGGTGCCACGATCGCCGTGTACGTTTATGAATGGCTGATCAGCCGTACCCTCTGCGTGCGCGCGAAACTGTTACAGGAAAAGCAGCCGCGTGTGGAGCAAAAGGGTTTGGGTTTCAAACTGGAAAAGCTGCAGAAGGCCTTGGATGAGGTGCGCAAACAAATCGAAGAGCAGGAGGCAAAATCATGA
- the glpK gene encoding glycerol kinase GlpK yields the protein MSNYVGAIDQGTTSTRFIIFDREGKILTQAQKEHRQIYPQPGWVEHDPMEILHNSNEVIGAALARANLSGKDLRAVGITNQRETTILWDRHSGEPLAPAIVWMDTRTDQLVRRFLQKREQAWFRERSGLPLTTYFSVLKLLWILENVPGARRKAEQGEALFGNINTWLAWHLTGGKEGGLHITDVSNASRTLLMNLRSCRWDPELLEEFQIPPACLPKIVSSGEVYGEIRTAPLRGTPLAGMLGDQQAALVGQTCFAPGEAKNTYGTGCFLLMNTGTEAVQSKAGLLSTVAYRFGDGPTHYALEGSIAIAGALVQWLRDNLHFFDFAEQIEPLARSVPDNGDVYIVPAFSGLYAPYWREDARGVIAGLTRFATKAHIARAALESTAYQVRDVVEAMQVDSGIPLRALRSDGGMVLNELLMQFQADLLAVPVQRPRIVETTALGSAYAAGLATGLWQSVEDLRANWGVDHVWEPQMEPAARERLYHAWKKAVQRSFAWVEEN from the coding sequence ATGTCCAACTATGTCGGGGCCATTGATCAAGGAACCACCAGCACCCGCTTCATCATTTTCGACCGCGAAGGCAAGATCCTCACGCAAGCGCAAAAGGAGCATCGGCAGATCTACCCACAGCCGGGATGGGTCGAACATGACCCCATGGAGATTCTGCATAACAGTAATGAGGTGATTGGCGCGGCTTTGGCGCGTGCCAACCTCAGCGGCAAAGATCTGCGCGCCGTGGGTATCACCAATCAGCGGGAAACCACCATCCTCTGGGATCGCCACAGCGGCGAGCCGCTGGCCCCTGCCATCGTCTGGATGGACACCCGCACCGATCAGTTGGTCCGCCGCTTCCTGCAAAAGCGGGAGCAGGCCTGGTTTCGAGAACGCAGTGGGCTGCCCCTGACCACCTATTTTTCGGTACTCAAGCTGCTCTGGATCCTGGAAAATGTGCCGGGGGCTCGACGCAAGGCGGAACAAGGCGAGGCGCTGTTCGGCAATATCAACACCTGGCTCGCCTGGCATCTGACGGGGGGCAAGGAGGGTGGCCTGCACATCACCGATGTCAGCAACGCCAGTCGCACCTTGCTCATGAATCTGCGCAGTTGTCGTTGGGATCCGGAACTGCTCGAGGAATTCCAGATTCCCCCCGCCTGTTTGCCCAAGATCGTCTCCTCCGGCGAGGTCTATGGTGAAATTCGCACCGCACCGCTGCGTGGTACCCCACTCGCCGGCATGCTGGGTGACCAGCAGGCAGCCTTGGTGGGACAGACCTGTTTTGCCCCCGGGGAGGCCAAGAATACCTATGGCACCGGTTGCTTCCTGTTGATGAATACCGGCACCGAGGCAGTCCAGTCCAAGGCAGGCCTCCTGAGTACGGTCGCTTATCGCTTCGGCGACGGTCCTACGCACTATGCCCTGGAGGGCTCGATCGCCATCGCCGGCGCGCTGGTCCAGTGGTTGCGGGATAATCTGCATTTCTTTGATTTTGCAGAGCAGATCGAGCCGCTGGCGCGTAGCGTCCCAGATAATGGCGACGTCTATATCGTGCCCGCGTTTTCCGGTCTCTACGCTCCCTACTGGCGCGAGGATGCACGTGGCGTGATTGCCGGTCTGACGCGCTTTGCGACCAAGGCACATATCGCCCGTGCCGCGCTGGAGTCGACCGCGTACCAAGTGCGGGATGTGGTGGAGGCCATGCAAGTAGATAGTGGCATTCCTTTACGCGCCTTGCGCAGTGACGGCGGCATGGTGTTGAACGAGCTACTGATGCAGTTCCAGGCCGATCTGTTAGCGGTTCCGGTACAGCGGCCACGCATTGTCGAGACGACAGCGCTGGGTTCTGCCTATGCGGCAGGCTTGGCAACGGGGTTGTGGCAGAGTGTCGAGGATCTGCGCGCTAACTGGGGCGTGGATCATGTGTGGGAGCCGCAGATGGAGCCCGCCGCGCGCGAGCGCTTGTATCACGCGTGGAAGAAGGCAGTACAGCGGTCTTTTGCTTGGGTGGAGGAAAACTAA
- the glpD gene encoding glycerol-3-phosphate dehydrogenase — MNELRDILVIGGGINGVGIARDAVGRGLSVTLVEADDLASHTSSASTKLIHGGLRYLEYYEFRLVREALQERERLLHIAPHIIWPLIFVLPQGPQSRAGWKLRAGLWLYDHLALRQSLPASRALRFSQHPAGKILQESVRHGFSYSDCWVEDSRLVVLNALDARERGAEIRLHTSLKKAVVVDGLWHAEIESANGQRETLRARSLVNATGPWVGDVLGQALNLHTHKSVRKVKGSHIIVPRLYDEDFAFILQNPDGRIIFVIPYEGSFSLIGTTDIPYDGDPARLEISPEETAYLCASASRYLRKAVTPADVVRSYSGVRPLYDDHAANASAVTRDYVLDLEQGPGAPVLSIFGGKITTYRRLAEHALQLLEPLLGKAVSASWTATAPLPGGDLPGADFTAFYQQLIAQYPGLPAPLLHRYGRAYGTRVARFLTGVQQPADLGEDLGGGLYEAELRYLVEQEWARSPEDVLWRRSKLALHIPAGAEQRLRQILVKIVSSD, encoded by the coding sequence ATGAACGAACTACGAGATATTCTGGTGATTGGTGGCGGGATCAATGGTGTTGGCATTGCGCGTGATGCTGTCGGGCGCGGACTTTCCGTAACCCTGGTCGAGGCGGACGATCTTGCTTCCCATACCTCCTCGGCCAGTACCAAGCTGATTCACGGTGGACTACGCTACCTCGAATACTACGAATTTCGCTTGGTGCGCGAGGCGCTGCAAGAGCGAGAACGACTGCTGCACATCGCGCCGCACATCATCTGGCCGCTCATCTTTGTCTTGCCGCAAGGTCCGCAAAGTCGTGCCGGGTGGAAGCTGCGCGCCGGCCTCTGGCTCTATGATCACCTTGCGCTGCGGCAAAGCTTGCCCGCCTCCCGCGCCCTGCGTTTTTCCCAGCATCCGGCAGGCAAGATATTGCAAGAAAGCGTCCGGCATGGATTCAGTTACTCGGACTGTTGGGTAGAGGACAGTCGCCTGGTGGTACTCAATGCCCTGGATGCGCGCGAGCGCGGCGCAGAGATCCGCTTGCATACGTCCCTGAAGAAAGCCGTCGTGGTCGATGGCCTCTGGCATGCCGAAATCGAGTCGGCAAACGGGCAGCGGGAGACCCTGCGGGCGCGTAGCCTGGTCAATGCCACAGGACCCTGGGTAGGAGACGTATTGGGACAAGCCCTGAATCTCCATACCCACAAGAGCGTGCGCAAGGTAAAGGGAAGCCACATCATCGTGCCCCGTCTCTACGATGAAGACTTTGCCTTCATCCTGCAAAATCCCGACGGACGGATCATTTTCGTCATCCCCTATGAGGGGAGTTTCTCCCTGATCGGCACTACCGATATCCCCTACGATGGCGATCCAGCACGGCTGGAGATCAGCCCGGAAGAGACGGCGTATCTGTGTGCCAGCGCTTCCCGCTATCTACGCAAGGCGGTGACGCCTGCGGATGTCGTGCGCAGCTATTCCGGTGTTCGCCCTCTGTATGATGACCACGCGGCCAATGCCTCGGCAGTCACGCGGGACTATGTCCTCGATCTCGAACAGGGACCGGGTGCACCCGTGCTCTCCATCTTTGGCGGCAAGATCACCACTTACCGACGGCTGGCCGAACACGCCCTACAGCTGCTCGAGCCCCTCTTGGGCAAGGCCGTCAGTGCGTCCTGGACAGCGACCGCCCCCCTCCCTGGGGGCGATCTCCCTGGCGCCGATTTTACCGCTTTTTACCAGCAACTGATTGCGCAATACCCGGGCCTTCCCGCCCCGCTCTTGCATCGCTATGGCCGCGCCTATGGTACTCGCGTTGCCCGTTTTTTGACGGGTGTGCAGCAACCAGCGGACTTGGGCGAAGACCTAGGTGGCGGGCTGTACGAGGCGGAGCTGCGCTATCTCGTGGAGCAGGAATGGGCACGGTCGCCAGAAGATGTCCTCTGGCGCCGATCTAAGCTGGCCCTGCACATACCCGCTGGGGCCGAGCAACGCTTGCGCCAAATTCTGGTGAAGATCGTCAGCAGCGACTGA